A region from the Gemmatimonadota bacterium genome encodes:
- a CDS encoding site-specific integrase: MYDPFYLLYSYFWDITLVGDRVEQLVAQRRNRAILGVARDAPLARFVQEHLIAKAKANRITVVELGKIELRLQRAVEFFGSEREVGSIGVADVERWVDHLSKLPGRRGRGLTASSLRQHLSALSNLYRRAQAEGVVPPGFNPPTAMMDKPRPVREEARWLEVHDCALVLEAARVHRTERDDEIRDLDPLVATFLLTGRKSEILGLEVEDVSFDRRTVTFRPNEWRRLKTATSHRSVPLWPQLHEILKAYLSGGASSNGKAPVAKVRRTSGLLFPSVRTGKMIHDMRKALNGVAERAGWEAGQLTTKMFRHSYCAARLQSLDQGAPVSPFTVARELGHGGMAMVNRVYGHLGQVRHRAEVVEFRADQHKKCLGKRLTAVRAWKPAQCQATTPGGERCRVRGKLSEHGLCLWHDPARREAARRARPNARG, from the coding sequence ATGTATGACCCCTTCTATCTATTGTACAGTTACTTCTGGGACATCACACTAGTGGGCGACCGCGTAGAGCAGCTGGTAGCCCAGCGACGGAACCGCGCGATTCTCGGAGTGGCGCGGGACGCCCCGCTTGCCCGCTTCGTCCAGGAGCACCTCATCGCGAAGGCCAAGGCGAACCGGATCACGGTCGTCGAACTGGGCAAGATCGAGCTGCGGCTCCAGCGGGCCGTGGAGTTCTTCGGCTCCGAACGGGAGGTGGGCAGCATCGGCGTGGCGGACGTGGAGCGATGGGTGGATCACCTTTCCAAGCTTCCGGGGCGCCGGGGCCGGGGACTCACCGCTTCCAGCCTTCGCCAGCACCTGAGCGCGCTTTCCAACCTTTACCGCCGCGCCCAGGCGGAAGGCGTCGTGCCACCGGGGTTCAACCCTCCGACGGCCATGATGGACAAGCCCAGACCCGTTCGGGAAGAGGCCCGGTGGCTGGAAGTCCACGACTGCGCTCTCGTCCTCGAGGCCGCGCGCGTACACCGCACGGAGCGGGACGACGAGATTCGTGATCTCGACCCACTGGTCGCGACCTTCCTTCTCACCGGCCGGAAAAGTGAGATTCTCGGCCTGGAAGTCGAGGACGTGAGCTTCGACCGGCGCACGGTCACTTTTCGCCCGAACGAGTGGCGCCGGCTCAAAACCGCTACGTCCCACCGGAGTGTGCCCCTCTGGCCTCAGCTCCACGAGATCCTCAAGGCGTACCTCTCGGGCGGCGCCAGCTCCAACGGGAAGGCTCCGGTGGCAAAGGTTCGCCGCACCTCCGGGCTCCTCTTCCCCAGCGTTCGCACCGGGAAGATGATCCACGACATGCGGAAGGCCCTGAACGGAGTCGCGGAACGCGCGGGCTGGGAAGCCGGACAGCTCACGACGAAGATGTTCCGGCACTCATACTGCGCGGCCCGGCTCCAGAGCCTGGATCAGGGCGCCCCCGTGAGCCCCTTCACGGTGGCCCGCGAGCTCGGGCACGGAGGCATGGCGATGGTGAACCGGGTGTACGGGCACCTGGGCCAGGTACGGCACCGGGCGGAGGTGGTGGAGTTCCGCGCGGACCAGCACAAGAAGTGCCTCGGAAAGCGGCTCACCGCCGTTCGCGCGTGGAAGCCGGCACAGTGCCAGGCGACCACGCCAGGGGGCGAGCGGTGCCGCGTCCGCGGGAAGCTGAGCGAGCACGGCCTCTGCCTCTGGCATGACCCGGCGAGGAGGGAGGCGGCACGGAGGGCGCGGCCGAATGCGCGGGGGTAG
- a CDS encoding IS630 family transposase — protein MTRGRPMKPLELSNGAREELESLVRSRSLPAGLVRRARTVLLSADGLTNGAIAREVGMTRQTVGKWRERFRTQGLMGLYEERRPGKPRTIEDDEVMRLLQKTLDTKPRDGSTQWSCRSMAKATSLSKSTVQRVWSLFNVQPHRQKHFKLSTDPFFVEKVHDIVGLYLNLPDHAMVLCVDEKSQTQALERTQPLLPLGLGYVEGVTHDYVRHGTTTLFAALDVASGQVLARCSPRHRHQEFLRFLKHIDANVPPELDVHLIVDNYSTHKHANVRHWLAARPRYHLHFTPTYSSWLNQVEIWFNIITQKAIRRGSFSSVGQLVDRIRHFTDSYNPDAQPFLWTATADSILHKIQRLCHAISGTGH, from the coding sequence ATGACCCGAGGACGCCCGATGAAGCCTCTCGAGCTCAGCAACGGAGCGCGCGAGGAACTGGAATCGTTGGTACGATCACGGAGTTTGCCGGCCGGTCTCGTGCGTCGCGCGAGGACGGTGCTTCTCAGTGCCGACGGCCTGACCAACGGTGCGATCGCGCGCGAGGTTGGGATGACTCGCCAGACCGTGGGCAAATGGCGCGAACGCTTCCGCACCCAGGGGCTCATGGGCTTGTACGAAGAGCGCCGGCCTGGGAAGCCGCGAACGATCGAAGACGACGAGGTCATGCGGCTTCTCCAAAAGACTCTGGATACGAAGCCTCGCGATGGCAGCACCCAGTGGAGCTGCCGTTCCATGGCGAAAGCGACGAGCCTATCCAAGTCCACCGTTCAACGCGTCTGGTCCCTGTTCAACGTCCAGCCCCATCGGCAAAAGCACTTCAAGCTCTCCACGGATCCGTTCTTCGTCGAAAAGGTCCATGACATCGTTGGCCTCTACCTCAATCTCCCCGACCACGCCATGGTGCTCTGCGTCGACGAGAAGAGTCAGACCCAGGCGCTCGAGCGGACTCAGCCTCTCTTGCCCCTTGGCCTCGGCTACGTCGAGGGCGTCACCCACGACTACGTCCGTCACGGCACCACCACGCTCTTCGCTGCCCTCGATGTGGCGAGCGGCCAGGTCCTCGCGCGCTGCTCCCCTCGCCACCGCCACCAGGAGTTCCTGCGGTTCCTCAAGCATATCGATGCCAACGTTCCGCCCGAGCTCGACGTGCATCTCATCGTCGACAACTACAGCACCCATAAACACGCGAACGTTCGACACTGGCTCGCCGCTCGACCCCGCTACCACCTTCACTTCACTCCTACGTACTCGTCCTGGCTCAATCAGGTCGAGATCTGGTTCAACATCATTACTCAAAAGGCCATCCGCCGCGGCTCCTTCTCCTCCGTCGGCCAGCTCGTCGACCGCATCCGTCACTTCACCGACTCCTACAACCCCGACGCCCAACCGTTCTTGTGGACCGCCACCGCCGACTCCATCCTCCACAAGATCCAGAGACTATGTCATGCTATCTCTGGGACGGGACACTAG
- a CDS encoding ATP-binding protein produces MDLNELQRVVANGESEAVEFKTSTAQLPRAGGTLCAFLNGNGGLVVIGVAPDGKIVGQDVADTTQQDIARMLDRFEPPAPVESHILPIPGTTRSVIVLQAPRIADARPFIYDGRPYQRTGTTTSRMPQERYESLLLERAHARRRWENQPAVGVRLEDLDHEEILRTREAAIRHRRISAGTSTDVGDILDRLALRRDGVITQAAQMLYGTRFLPDYPQGRLKLGRFRGAKITGEILDNKQEYMHAFAMVREAMAFLDRTLPLSARFVEGRIEREDRLPVPPDALREVLLNAVMHRDYAQPGGHVAVAVFDDRIEIRSDGGLPSGITAEMLSGPHRSVLRNPLVAETFHRTGAVEAWGRGTNRVIEECDRWGVEPPVFEEQAGALIVTFRAAIGPTPQVTPQVTPQVTPQVTPQVARGFDFEARPK; encoded by the coding sequence GTGGACCTGAACGAGCTACAAAGGGTCGTTGCGAACGGCGAGTCGGAGGCCGTCGAGTTTAAGACGTCGACCGCACAGCTCCCGCGTGCCGGCGGCACGCTCTGCGCCTTCCTGAATGGCAACGGAGGTCTCGTGGTGATCGGCGTGGCGCCCGATGGAAAGATCGTCGGGCAGGATGTCGCGGACACGACGCAGCAGGACATTGCCCGGATGCTGGACCGCTTCGAACCACCGGCTCCCGTGGAGAGCCACATCCTTCCGATCCCTGGCACGACCAGATCGGTGATCGTTCTCCAGGCGCCGCGGATCGCCGATGCGCGACCATTCATCTACGATGGGCGACCCTACCAGCGTACAGGCACCACCACCTCACGTATGCCGCAGGAGCGGTACGAATCCCTCCTTTTGGAACGTGCCCATGCCCGAAGGCGGTGGGAGAATCAGCCAGCCGTGGGCGTCCGACTCGAGGATCTGGATCACGAGGAGATCCTGAGGACGCGGGAGGCCGCCATCCGCCACCGCCGCATTTCCGCCGGTACGAGCACGGACGTCGGTGACATCTTGGATCGGCTCGCCCTCCGCCGGGACGGCGTGATCACGCAAGCTGCCCAGATGCTCTATGGCACCCGGTTCCTGCCCGACTACCCGCAGGGGCGCTTGAAGCTGGGCCGCTTCCGCGGCGCGAAGATCACCGGGGAGATCTTGGACAACAAGCAGGAGTACATGCACGCGTTCGCGATGGTCCGCGAGGCGATGGCCTTCCTCGACCGCACCTTGCCTCTCTCGGCACGCTTCGTCGAGGGCCGGATCGAGCGCGAAGACCGGCTTCCTGTGCCGCCTGATGCGCTGCGGGAAGTGCTTCTCAACGCGGTCATGCACCGCGACTATGCCCAACCCGGCGGACATGTGGCCGTCGCCGTGTTCGACGATCGGATCGAGATCCGGAGCGACGGTGGACTTCCATCTGGAATCACCGCGGAAATGCTTTCCGGACCCCATCGGTCTGTCCTTCGCAACCCCCTCGTTGCCGAGACCTTTCACCGTACCGGGGCCGTCGAGGCCTGGGGGAGGGGCACGAACCGCGTCATCGAGGAGTGTGACCGATGGGGCGTCGAGCCACCGGTTTTCGAGGAACAGGCCGGTGCGCTCATCGTGACGTTCCGGGCGGCCATCGGCCCCACCCCGCAAGTCACCCCGCAAGTCACCCCGCAAGTCACCCCGCAAGTCACCCCGCAAGTCGCACGGGGTTTTGATTTCGAAGCGCGTCCCAAATAG
- a CDS encoding ImmA/IrrE family metallo-endopeptidase, with the protein MEHLFVPERLTVIREAREWSRKDLADRVGVTPAAITQFENGDAAPSDETVRRLADVLGVRPEFFSFTLPTRLTIERCHFRQQRSAGVREKRKVVANGQLRLEIIERLADYLTFPSVRIRHVSIPVHGATAAVENLAEDLRQEWSLGPGPIANMIWLLENLGAVVLELASQDQQLDAFSGWSSQRPVIFLVSSKSASRRRFDAAHELGHLLLHSDAIPGDKILEAQADRFAGAFLLPRAQFEVECPRTLSWGRFIELKERWNVSLAALVTRAHQLEIFGEATYRRAYVQLNRRGWRWDEPAEGEKEQPSLVAQASKSLAQQGLRIDEILRSSGLSKFDVASLIEPMASELPNQPPDPNVIPFARPGARGG; encoded by the coding sequence TTGGAGCATCTGTTTGTTCCCGAGCGCCTGACGGTGATCCGCGAAGCTCGGGAGTGGTCCAGGAAAGATCTCGCCGATCGCGTCGGCGTGACTCCCGCTGCAATTACGCAATTCGAAAACGGAGACGCAGCTCCCTCCGACGAGACCGTCCGGCGTCTCGCTGATGTTCTCGGTGTACGACCGGAGTTCTTCTCATTTACTCTCCCCACGCGCTTGACGATCGAGCGATGTCACTTTCGCCAGCAGCGATCGGCCGGCGTTAGAGAGAAGCGCAAGGTTGTCGCCAACGGCCAGCTCCGCCTCGAAATCATCGAGCGACTCGCGGACTACTTGACCTTTCCGTCGGTCCGTATCCGACATGTCAGTATTCCGGTACACGGGGCCACGGCCGCAGTCGAGAATTTGGCCGAGGACCTGCGTCAGGAGTGGAGCCTTGGCCCCGGACCGATAGCAAATATGATCTGGTTGCTTGAGAACCTCGGCGCGGTGGTTCTTGAACTCGCGAGCCAAGACCAGCAGCTGGACGCCTTTTCGGGATGGTCGTCACAGCGACCCGTCATCTTTCTTGTTAGCAGCAAGTCGGCTTCGAGGCGCCGCTTTGACGCCGCTCATGAACTAGGGCACCTGCTGTTGCACTCTGATGCGATCCCCGGTGACAAAATCCTGGAAGCACAGGCGGATCGATTCGCTGGGGCGTTCCTACTACCACGAGCGCAGTTCGAGGTGGAATGTCCCCGAACTCTTTCCTGGGGACGGTTCATCGAACTAAAGGAACGCTGGAACGTGTCGCTCGCTGCCCTAGTCACGAGGGCCCACCAGCTTGAGATTTTTGGCGAGGCCACCTATCGGCGCGCATACGTGCAGCTCAACCGAAGAGGATGGCGGTGGGACGAACCTGCCGAGGGTGAGAAGGAACAGCCATCACTGGTGGCACAGGCCAGTAAGTCGCTTGCACAGCAGGGGCTCAGGATTGACGAGATCCTGCGGAGCAGCGGGTTGAGCAAGTTTGATGTGGCGTCATTGATCGAGCCGATGGCATCAGAGCTTCCCAACCAGCCACCGGATCCGAATGTGATTCCCTTTGCTAGGCCAGGTGCGCGCGGCGGATAA
- a CDS encoding helix-turn-helix domain-containing protein, translated as MGRELQGSAAQGTHDARLRLDVHARLRQALQPIPDGALVPVEWVRGLVEECGGEAVDLTVEDVAVLMNRGASTIRTWCASGRLPGSYRLQGREWRVPRTALQALRNGAIGAERRSNGRPTPDLGEWRKHIREVRQ; from the coding sequence ATGGGAAGGGAACTGCAGGGGAGCGCTGCTCAAGGGACCCATGATGCGCGGCTAAGGCTGGACGTCCATGCCCGACTTCGGCAGGCGCTTCAACCGATTCCGGATGGAGCGCTCGTACCGGTGGAGTGGGTGCGGGGCCTGGTGGAGGAGTGCGGGGGAGAGGCGGTGGATCTCACCGTCGAAGATGTGGCCGTTCTCATGAACCGTGGGGCGAGCACGATCCGGACGTGGTGCGCGTCGGGCCGACTCCCTGGTTCCTACCGGCTTCAGGGAAGGGAATGGCGCGTGCCCCGCACGGCGCTCCAGGCGCTCCGCAACGGAGCGATCGGCGCGGAGCGACGTTCAAACGGGCGGCCTACGCCGGATCTCGGCGAATGGAGGAAGCACATCCGGGAGGTGAGGCAGTGA